The following proteins come from a genomic window of Drosophila sulfurigaster albostrigata strain 15112-1811.04 chromosome X, ASM2355843v2, whole genome shotgun sequence:
- the LOC133848288 gene encoding tyrosine aminotransferase, with product MPSSVANEGYKYQSSIGSRNTSSGSPPVVVPNVDVDVVDKSIAQLQLDTHRAHNQDAVVVTNKLRSAWKVKGSSLSLNTHNRIRNIVEALKIKPNPLKPMIPLSIGDPTIFGNLKAADETMKAVLKSVESGKFNGYAHTQGHEASRVAVAKYSAHQRIDGDIDPNDVVLCSGCSAALEYCILALADRGQNVLVPRPGFCLYHTLTEGLGIEVRYYDLLPELEWRADLKQLESLIDENTAALLINNPSNPCGSVFDKEHLMQLVDICERHYLPIIADEIYEHFVFPGSHHVAVSNLTREVPVLSCGGLTKRFLVPGWRMGWIIVHDQHKRLGNALTGLKNMCGRILGSNTIIQGALPDILTKTPQSYFDGVIDVLYSNAQLAYKLLKQVRGINPIMPNGAMYMMIGVCIERFPEFKDDTHFVQELVNEQSVFCLPGSCFEYPGYVRIVLTVPSTMIEEACVRIAEFCEAHFKKESRALIEHNLLDDAHVDY from the exons ATGCCCAGCAGTGTCGCAAACGAAGGCTACAAGTATCAGAGCAGCATCGGCAGCCGTAATACTTCAAGTGGATCCCCGCCGGTGGTAGTTCCtaatgtcgatgtcgatgtggtGGATAAATCGATCGCTCAACTTCAGTTGGATACTCACCGCGCCCACAATCaagatgctgttgttgtcaccAACAAGCTTCGAAGTGCCTGGAAGGTGAAGGGCTCGTCACTTTCCCTCAATACGCACAATCGCATTCGAAATATTGTTGAGGCACTCAAAATTAAACCGAATCCACTAAAGCCCATGATTCCCCTTTCCATAG GAGATCCCACAATCTTTGGTAACCTGAAGGCCGCCGATGAAACCATGAAGGCCGTACTAAAATCGGTGGAGAGCGGCAAATTTAATGGATACGCTCATACGCAGGGTCATGAGGCTTCGCGGGTGGCGGTGGCCAAGTATAGTGCACATCAGCGGATTGATGGAGATATCGATCCCAATGATGTTGTGCTTTGCAGCGGCTGTTCAGCTGCCTTGGAGTATTGCATCTTAGCTCTTGCAGATCGTGGCCAAAATGTTTTAGTACCGCGGCCAGGATTCTGTTTGTATCACACTCTCACCGAGGGATTGGGCATTGAGGTGCGCTATTATGATCTTTTGCCTGAACTGGAATGGCGTGCTGATCTCAAACAGCTGGAGAGCCTGATTGATGAGAACACTGCAGCGCTGTTGATCAACAATCCAAGTAATCCCTGTGGTAGTGTTTTCGATAAAGAGCATTTGATGCAACTCGTCGATATTTGTGAGCGTCATTACCTTCCAATTATTGCTGATGAG ATCTATGAGCACTTCGTCTTTCCAGGCTCACATCATGTGGCAGTTAGTAACTTGACACGTGAAGTGCCAGTGTTGTCGTGCGGTGGTCTGACCAAGCGTTTTTTGGTGCCCGGTTGGCGTATGGGCTGGATTATAGTCCACGATCAGCATAAGCGACTGGGGAACGCACTGACGGGTCTCAAGAATATGTGTGGTCGAATCCTTGGCTCCAATACGATCATTCAGGGCGCATTGCCAGATATTTTGACCAAGACACCGCAGAGCTACTTCGACGGAGTAATTGATGTGCTTTAC TCGAATGCCCAATTGGCATACAAATTGTTGAAGCAAGTGCGCGGTATAAACCCGATAATGCCAAACGGAGCCATGTACATGATGATTGGGGTCTGCATTGAACGTTTTCCGGAATTCAAGGACGATACACATTTTGTACAGGAGCTGGTTAACGAGCAGAGCGTCTTTTGTCTTCCTGGCAGCTGTTTTGAGTATCCGGGTTATGTGCGCATTGTTCTTACGGTACCATCGACCATGATCGAGGAAGCTTGCGTCCGAATCGCTGAGTTCTGTGAGGCTCACTTTAAAAAGGAGAGTCGGGCTCTCATCGAGCATAACTTACTGGATGACGCACATGTCGACTATTGA
- the LOC133848287 gene encoding plasminogen receptor (KT): MGATASCKKSTGPGYSEADDAVYRKCQELKMERWIQMHYQIKQREQALAIAQHRELFYWLSGFYLSALYGCASYYQRVKRASALAPLLPLTFVMGYYTDWAYGSKLHRIQAEANMIMEHEEELLHWPGGLPTVSSIDEARVEVEMEKKMHPHHM; this comes from the exons atggGCGCCACGGCCTCGTGTAAGAAATCCACAGGCCCAGGCTATTCCGAGGCTGACGATGCCGTCTACCGCAAATGCCAAGAGCTAAAG ATGGAACGCTGGATACAAATGCACTACCAGATCAAGCAGCGGGAACAGGCGCTGGCCATTGCCCAGCATAGGGAACTCTTCTACTGGCTGAGTGGCTTCTACTTAAGCGCCTTATACGGCTGTGCCAGCTACTACCAACGGGTGAAACGAGCCTCAGCATTGGCGCCTCTGCTGCCGCTTACCTTTGTGATGGGCTACTACACTGACTGGGCTTATGGCAGCAAGCTACATCGCATTCAGG CTGAAGCAAATATGATAATGGAACATGAAGAAGAATTGCTGCATTGGCCAGGTGGGCTTCCCACTGTCTCTAGCATTGACGAAGCTCGCGTTGAAGTTGAGATGGAAAAGAAGATGCATCCGCATCACATGTAG